From a single Intestinibaculum porci genomic region:
- a CDS encoding helix-turn-helix domain-containing protein produces MEQNKNIYADARKKAGMTQAKASALMDTISEDRLARIEKDKVNVTPEDILEMAAAYKRPDLCNYYCAHECAIGKQEVPALKISQLSDIVLNMLASLNAMDEKKNRLIEITADGKITDDEIEDFAKIQSQLDRISILVDTLKLWVNQTLANGEINQEKYKEILAQLNK; encoded by the coding sequence ATGGAACAAAACAAGAATATCTATGCCGATGCACGTAAAAAAGCCGGCATGACCCAGGCTAAAGCCAGTGCCCTGATGGATACGATCTCTGAAGATCGTTTAGCCCGGATTGAAAAGGATAAAGTCAATGTCACACCAGAAGATATCTTAGAAATGGCCGCTGCCTATAAACGCCCCGATTTATGTAATTATTACTGTGCCCATGAATGTGCAATTGGCAAGCAGGAAGTTCCGGCATTAAAGATCAGCCAGTTATCTGATATTGTCTTAAATATGTTAGCGAGTCTGAATGCAATGGATGAGAAGAAGAATCGTCTGATTGAAATCACCGCTGATGGAAAGATTACGGATGATGAAATTGAAGATTTTGCGAAGATTCAAAGTCAGTTAGATCGTATTTCTATTTTAGTAGATACCCTCAAGTTATGGGTCAATCAAACCCTCGCTAATGGGGAAATCAATCAGGAGAAGTATAAAGAAATTTTAGCGCAATTAAATAAGTAG
- a CDS encoding DUF3427 domain-containing protein → MEELTKAIHTSLIDRTIPSNMKYRPRLLVNNERLGMQMLKELENHLNACETFDFSVAFIAKSGLAVLKQTLFDLENKGVKGRLITSTYLGFNSPEMFAELLKFSNLEVRLFEDEHAGFHPKGYLFKEQGLYNVIVGSSNLTQSALQTNKEWNLFLTATENGEIVDEVREAFEKQWQSAIVLTKEWIAEYKETYIPQTIVHEVMQRGITPNKMQKEALDSLRLLREKGKDKALLISATGTGKTFLSAFDVAAYQPKRMLFVVHRENIARAAMRTFKRVIKDKTMGMFTGHEKDLQADYLFTTVQTIAKPEYYEQFRKSTFDYIVIDEVHRAGAPTYQRLMSYFKPEFLLGMTATPERSDDFDIYQLFDYNIAYEIRLSQAMEYDLLCPFHYYGITDLMIDHQIIDDHTQFNDLVADVRVDYIIEKIEQYGHCGDQVKGLIFCSRTKEARTLSELFNQRGYRTTALTGEDSEERRQQAMDDLESGQLQYIFTVDIFNEGIDIPAVNQVVMLRATESAIIFIQQLGRGLRKYPHKDYVVVLDFIGNYEKNYLIPIALSGVRSGNKDDLRHFVMEGSTIVPGCSTIHFDAITKERIFKAIDQVNFSVVRVIKEAYKQLKSKLGHIPSLRDFDTYESIDPLLIFQNKSLGCYHVFLKKYEKDYTIDFDQDQVNDLIYISRSLAAGKRVHELEAIKIAIEDHDHVMQRLKETLKDQYDISMTHYSYDTIINTLTQRFTTGTGANTYKSSIFIDEDQGDYRISRHFLEELENKEFKKQVLELLDFGIHRYKQNYAHHEKDSDLCLYAKYTYDDVCRLLNWHQSVVPLNIGGYKYDERTNTFPVFINYDKEEDISDTTKYEDHLIDQETLVAYSKSGRSLASEEVRKVYDEAHSHIQVHLFMRKNKDDETAKEFYYLGRMHAFGTPQEEIMPQTQKSVVKLFYKLEKPIRKDLYDYITSSVSI, encoded by the coding sequence TCGTCCACGTTTATTAGTCAATAATGAACGATTAGGGATGCAGATGTTGAAGGAATTAGAGAATCATCTCAATGCCTGTGAAACCTTTGACTTTTCCGTGGCCTTTATTGCGAAATCAGGATTAGCAGTTTTAAAACAGACGCTCTTTGATTTGGAAAATAAAGGGGTCAAAGGCCGACTGATTACTTCAACGTATTTAGGATTTAATAGTCCAGAGATGTTTGCTGAACTATTAAAGTTTTCGAATCTTGAAGTGCGCTTATTTGAAGATGAACATGCCGGCTTTCATCCCAAGGGTTATTTATTTAAAGAGCAGGGGTTATACAATGTTATTGTTGGCAGTTCTAACTTAACCCAAAGCGCTTTGCAGACAAATAAAGAATGGAATCTTTTTCTCACCGCCACGGAGAATGGAGAAATCGTTGATGAAGTGCGTGAGGCTTTTGAAAAACAATGGCAGTCTGCCATTGTTTTAACGAAGGAATGGATTGCGGAATATAAGGAAACCTATATTCCTCAGACCATTGTGCACGAAGTAATGCAAAGAGGGATTACACCCAATAAGATGCAGAAAGAAGCCTTAGATTCTTTACGTTTATTACGAGAAAAAGGAAAAGATAAGGCTTTGTTAATCAGTGCGACAGGAACTGGAAAAACATTCTTATCCGCTTTTGATGTGGCGGCGTATCAGCCTAAGCGGATGTTATTTGTCGTCCATCGGGAAAACATCGCGAGAGCGGCCATGCGGACTTTTAAACGGGTGATCAAAGATAAAACGATGGGGATGTTTACTGGTCATGAGAAAGATCTTCAGGCGGATTATCTTTTTACCACTGTGCAGACAATTGCCAAACCAGAATACTATGAGCAGTTTCGTAAAAGTACTTTTGATTATATAGTCATCGATGAAGTCCATCGGGCCGGGGCACCAACTTACCAGCGTCTGATGTCTTACTTTAAACCAGAATTCTTATTAGGGATGACGGCCACCCCAGAGCGTAGTGATGACTTTGATATTTATCAGTTATTTGATTACAACATTGCATATGAAATACGGTTATCGCAGGCGATGGAATATGATTTATTATGTCCTTTCCATTATTATGGGATTACTGATCTGATGATTGATCATCAGATCATCGATGATCATACGCAGTTTAATGATTTAGTCGCTGATGTCCGCGTGGATTATATTATTGAGAAAATCGAGCAGTATGGTCATTGCGGCGATCAGGTGAAAGGTCTTATTTTCTGCAGCCGCACCAAAGAAGCGAGAACGTTATCAGAGCTATTTAATCAGCGTGGTTATCGGACCACCGCTTTAACGGGGGAAGACAGCGAGGAAAGACGCCAGCAGGCAATGGATGACTTAGAATCAGGTCAATTACAATATATCTTTACCGTGGATATCTTCAACGAAGGGATTGATATTCCCGCGGTGAATCAGGTGGTGATGTTAAGAGCGACAGAGTCCGCGATTATCTTTATCCAGCAGCTTGGACGAGGTTTACGTAAATATCCGCATAAAGATTACGTTGTGGTATTAGATTTCATCGGCAACTATGAAAAGAACTATCTGATTCCTATTGCCTTAAGTGGCGTTCGTTCTGGTAATAAAGATGATTTGCGTCACTTTGTGATGGAAGGATCAACGATTGTCCCTGGCTGTTCCACCATTCACTTTGATGCTATCACCAAAGAAAGAATCTTCAAAGCGATTGATCAGGTCAACTTCTCAGTGGTAAGAGTCATTAAAGAAGCCTATAAGCAGTTAAAGAGTAAATTAGGGCATATCCCATCATTAAGAGACTTTGATACTTATGAATCGATTGATCCTTTACTGATCTTTCAAAACAAAAGCTTAGGCTGTTATCATGTCTTCTTAAAGAAGTATGAGAAAGACTATACCATTGATTTTGATCAGGATCAGGTCAATGATCTTATCTATATTTCCCGCAGCTTAGCAGCGGGGAAACGGGTTCATGAATTAGAAGCGATTAAGATTGCCATTGAAGATCATGATCATGTCATGCAAAGACTCAAAGAAACGCTTAAAGATCAGTATGATATTTCCATGACACATTATAGTTATGACACGATTATTAATACCCTGACTCAAAGATTTACGACGGGAACGGGCGCAAATACTTATAAATCCAGCATCTTCATCGATGAAGATCAGGGGGATTACCGTATCTCTCGTCATTTTCTTGAAGAACTAGAAAATAAGGAGTTCAAGAAACAGGTTTTAGAACTGTTAGACTTTGGTATTCATCGCTATAAACAGAATTATGCGCATCATGAAAAAGACAGTGATTTGTGTCTCTATGCCAAATACACCTATGATGATGTCTGTCGTCTGTTAAACTGGCATCAGAGCGTTGTTCCTTTGAATATTGGGGGCTATAAGTATGATGAGCGCACCAATACCTTCCCCGTCTTTATCAACTATGATAAAGAAGAGGATATCTCCGATACAACGAAGTATGAAGATCACCTGATTGATCAGGAAACTTTAGTCGCTTACTCCAAAAGCGGTCGTTCTCTGGCTTCTGAAGAAGTCAGAAAGGTGTATGATGAAGCCCATTCCCATATCCAGGTTCATTTATTCATGCGTAAGAATAAGGATGATGAAACCGCTAAGGAATTCTATTATTTAGGGCGGATGCATGCCTTTGGGACACCGCAGGAAGAGATTATGCCGCAAACGCAAAAGAGTGTTGTCAAACTGTTTTATAAGCTAGAAAAACCAATTAGAAAAGATTTATACGATTATATCACCAGCAGTGTTTCTATTTAA